From a region of the Cenarchaeum symbiont of Oopsacas minuta genome:
- a CDS encoding DNA sulfur modification protein DndE produces MRRLDKVRLSTRSQHQLGHLKHKTNMPINILARFGICLSLNDSSIPNPDMYDEKGMELMPHILYGKNELIFSIMFQYRFKYDNLDYEKYGNRMIRAHINRGSGMLFPRIKHVGDFSKLFGSVV; encoded by the coding sequence TTGCGCAGACTTGATAAAGTTAGATTATCTACACGATCTCAACATCAATTAGGACATCTAAAGCATAAAACAAATATGCCAATAAACATCTTAGCAAGATTTGGAATCTGTTTATCTTTAAATGATTCCAGTATTCCAAACCCAGATATGTATGATGAAAAAGGTATGGAATTAATGCCGCATATATTATACGGTAAAAATGAATTAATATTTTCTATAATGTTTCAATATCGGTTCAAGTACGATAATTTAGATTATGAAAAATATGGTAATCGTATGATACGTGCACATATCAATCGTGGATCTGGAATGCTGTTTCCACGTATAAAACATGTGGGTGATTTTTCAAAGCTTTTTGGTAGTGTTGTATGA
- a CDS encoding transposase, translated as MKVSNDDLLQAYKKTKDTREKDRLHGICCIQIHGYSISKTASILFVSYQCVKKWLTKYEEHGLKGLKEGVRSGRPRLISTKKFVKLQNMFTETGTIITAKQLKHEINKITGVSYHITHVYRIMRNWDLTAKVPQKVHARAASAKECSKWHTHISYVIRHVTPQGYKVFIQDESIVGLDGKTKKKFWCRRDERPQQIIRGNHQKFMIYGIKGINGEQCFRAFDKFDGPTFFKFVKIMVGKYKKIVLIVDRARQHMTKKLEKYVKANKDKIKIEYLPPASPQLSSIEAIWLKCKREKDYSIYYSTIDDKKRTIMEYLRTQRFPNNVMDYFDHESAN; from the coding sequence ATGAAAGTTAGTAATGACGACCTTCTTCAGGCATACAAAAAAACAAAAGATACACGTGAAAAAGATAGGCTGCATGGAATATGTTGCATCCAAATACATGGATACAGTATATCCAAAACTGCAAGCATATTGTTCGTTTCATATCAATGCGTCAAAAAATGGCTCACAAAATATGAAGAACATGGACTCAAAGGCCTGAAAGAAGGAGTCCGTTCTGGAAGACCACGACTAATATCTACAAAAAAGTTTGTAAAGTTACAAAATATGTTTACAGAGACTGGAACTATAATAACTGCAAAGCAATTAAAACACGAGATCAATAAAATAACTGGAGTATCTTACCACATCACACATGTCTATAGAATAATGCGTAACTGGGATCTAACTGCAAAGGTACCGCAAAAAGTTCATGCTCGTGCAGCCTCTGCAAAAGAATGTAGTAAATGGCATACACATATTTCATACGTAATTAGGCATGTAACTCCTCAAGGATACAAAGTATTCATTCAAGATGAATCAATTGTTGGTCTTGATGGAAAGACCAAGAAAAAATTTTGGTGTAGACGTGATGAACGACCCCAACAGATCATACGAGGAAATCATCAAAAATTTATGATATATGGCATAAAAGGAATTAATGGAGAACAATGTTTTAGAGCTTTTGATAAATTTGACGGTCCCACATTTTTCAAATTTGTCAAAATAATGGTTGGAAAATACAAAAAAATAGTGTTAATCGTAGATAGAGCTAGACAACATATGACAAAAAAGCTTGAAAAATATGTTAAAGCAAACAAGGACAAGATAAAAATTGAATATCTTCCACCTGCATCACCACAGCTAAGCAGTATTGAAGCAATTTGGTTAAAGTGTAAACGTGAAAAAGATTATTCGATATACTATTCAACAATCGATGACAAGAAGCGTACCATTATGGAATATTTGAGAACGCAAAGATTTCCAAACAATGTTATGGATTATTTTGATCATGAATCAGCAAATTGA
- a CDS encoding aminotransferase class V, whose translation MIYLDCHATTPLDSRVLNEMMPYFTDKFGNASSMDHPYGYEASAAVELARKKIATAIKARHDEIIFTSGATESNNIALIGTMAKYKNIGDHLITCTTEHKSILDTSAHLKNIGKKITYLKVNQYGEIDLDELKNAITEQTVIMSIMAANNEIGTISDLKEIGKIAHEKNILFHTDAAQAVGHIPIDVNDMNVDLMSISAHKMYGPKGIGALYVRGIKPRVRLEPIVHGGGQERNIRSGTLNVPGIVGFGKAIEIAIKEMDDENKSLGIWIKNMLKTFENAGGKLNGHPINRLPYNLNISFPGIESKAIINGLSKDIAISSGSACTAQTVEPSHVILALGHDEEYAHSSIRIGLGRFTKEKDVIYCTNAVLKMIKKLKNFTM comes from the coding sequence ATGATATATCTAGATTGTCATGCTACGACACCACTTGATTCTAGAGTTTTAAATGAAATGATGCCATATTTTACAGATAAATTTGGCAATGCATCTAGCATGGATCATCCCTATGGATATGAAGCATCTGCCGCTGTAGAACTTGCACGAAAAAAAATTGCAACTGCCATCAAAGCAAGACATGATGAGATCATATTTACTAGTGGAGCTACAGAATCAAATAATATTGCATTAATTGGTACAATGGCAAAATACAAAAACATAGGGGATCATCTCATTACATGTACTACCGAACACAAATCAATTTTGGACACTTCTGCACATCTTAAAAATATTGGTAAAAAAATCACTTATCTGAAAGTTAATCAATATGGCGAAATCGATTTAGATGAATTAAAAAATGCCATAACTGAACAAACAGTGATCATGTCGATAATGGCTGCAAACAATGAAATTGGTACCATATCAGATCTTAAAGAAATAGGCAAAATTGCTCATGAAAAAAATATTCTATTTCATACAGATGCTGCACAGGCAGTTGGACATATACCCATAGATGTAAATGATATGAACGTTGATCTTATGTCAATATCTGCACATAAGATGTATGGTCCAAAAGGGATTGGCGCCTTATATGTTCGAGGTATAAAACCAAGAGTAAGATTAGAACCGATTGTTCACGGGGGCGGTCAAGAAAGAAACATACGATCCGGTACTTTAAACGTGCCAGGGATTGTTGGGTTTGGCAAAGCAATAGAAATTGCCATAAAAGAAATGGATGATGAGAATAAATCATTGGGAATCTGGATAAAAAATATGTTAAAAACATTTGAGAATGCTGGTGGAAAACTTAATGGACACCCAATCAATCGTTTACCATACAATCTCAATATATCATTTCCTGGTATCGAGAGTAAAGCAATAATCAATGGACTTTCAAAAGATATTGCCATCTCGTCAGGTTCTGCATGTACAGCACAAACGGTTGAACCATCTCACGTCATTTTAGCATTAGGTCATGATGAAGAATATGCACATTCGTCAATACGAATAGGATTAGGTCGATTTACCAAAGAAAAAGATGTGATTTATTGTACAAATGCAGTGTTAAAAATGATCAAAAAACTCAAAAATTTTACTATGTAA
- a CDS encoding ketol-acid reductoisomerase, whose protein sequence is MVHMVKTWKDDEISLDPIMGQKIAVIGYGIQGHAQACNMKDSGLDVIVGLKKGGESWKKAESDGHAVFEVSEACAKADIIHVLIPDMVQAKTYKEQIKANLVEGNALSFSHAAAIHWRWIDVPDNIDVIMIAPKGPGSKVRETYLEGFGTPSIVAVQNDHTSKAWDRTLGIAKAIGSARAGLIKTTFQEEVETDWFGEQADLCGGSASMVMNAFETLVEAGYQPEIAYFEVLHELKLIVDMIQRYGIGGMYRRVSETARFGGLTRGPMVMDAECKERMKKVIEMIKDGTFNSEWTGAYEKNGKDAFERYMREIDSHQVEKVGRAMRKMMWPDSTE, encoded by the coding sequence ATGGTGCATATGGTAAAAACATGGAAAGATGATGAGATTAGCCTCGATCCAATAATGGGGCAAAAGATAGCCGTTATTGGATATGGAATACAAGGTCATGCACAGGCTTGTAACATGAAAGATTCTGGTCTAGACGTCATAGTAGGTCTGAAAAAAGGAGGAGAATCGTGGAAAAAAGCAGAGTCTGATGGGCATGCTGTTTTCGAAGTTTCAGAGGCGTGCGCAAAGGCGGACATTATACACGTGCTCATACCAGATATGGTACAGGCAAAGACGTACAAAGAACAGATCAAAGCAAACCTCGTGGAAGGCAATGCATTATCCTTTTCACATGCAGCGGCAATACATTGGAGATGGATAGATGTGCCAGATAATATTGATGTAATAATGATAGCACCAAAGGGTCCTGGTTCCAAAGTACGTGAGACATATCTTGAAGGATTTGGAACTCCATCAATAGTTGCAGTACAAAACGATCATACCAGTAAGGCATGGGATCGAACACTTGGAATTGCAAAGGCGATAGGTAGTGCAAGAGCTGGACTCATAAAAACAACATTTCAAGAAGAAGTAGAGACAGACTGGTTTGGTGAACAGGCAGACTTGTGTGGTGGTTCAGCCTCGATGGTAATGAATGCGTTTGAAACTCTAGTAGAGGCTGGTTATCAACCAGAGATTGCATACTTTGAAGTATTACACGAACTAAAACTTATTGTGGACATGATACAGCGTTATGGAATCGGTGGCATGTACCGTAGAGTGAGTGAGACTGCAAGATTTGGAGGTCTAACTCGTGGACCGATGGTAATGGATGCAGAATGTAAAGAACGTATGAAAAAAGTAATAGAGATGATAAAGGACGGCACGTTTAATTCTGAATGGACTGGTGCATATGAAAAAAATGGCAAAGATGCATTTGAGCGCTATATGAGAGAGATTGACTCACATCAAGTAGAAAAAGTCGGCAGAGCCATGCGCAAAATGATGTGGCCTGATTCAACAGAATAA
- a CDS encoding Transposase: MVKEYLRDHKDTVKLRYLPRATPRMNAVEECWRQGKYAVAVSEYYETSKIMKYNISKYYRTVRFKMNIYDYLYSKPRIPKDF, translated from the coding sequence ATGGTGAAAGAATATCTTAGAGATCATAAAGATACTGTGAAACTTCGATATCTTCCACGTGCAACTCCACGCATGAATGCTGTAGAAGAATGTTGGCGTCAGGGTAAATACGCAGTTGCAGTATCTGAATATTATGAAACATCTAAAATTATGAAATATAATATTTCAAAATATTATCGTACTGTAAGATTCAAGATGAATATATATGATTATTTGTACAGTAAGCCTAGAATCCCAAAAGACTTTTGA
- a CDS encoding Transposase, with the protein MKKKGLDGLRDRPKSGTPPKVERRILEQIRNTVASVGCFIRPKFLRKQIFEMTGVKYSLQHVRKIMRSWNLSAKVPVKVHGKAASSKDVRRWHRSILSKIRRAIHKGYVILVQDEAIFTENGIHYAKYWTNVGERLIVPYNGKHQKFIVFGVVGPDGRSLFRSYEKFTSKTFVKFLKTVRAAYGRVMIIADQATQHTSRKVRNYLAECNGDIKLDYFPTASPYLSAIERCWGMCKLETIHSEYYESVWDMRSAVMNYLRTMVFKMDIFTFFKRRVIV; encoded by the coding sequence ATGAAAAAAAAAGGACTTGACGGCCTCAGGGATAGGCCAAAATCTGGAACGCCACCAAAAGTAGAGCGTAGAATACTAGAACAAATTCGAAATACAGTGGCTAGTGTTGGCTGTTTTATCAGACCAAAATTTCTACGTAAACAAATCTTTGAAATGACTGGCGTAAAATATTCCTTGCAGCACGTACGCAAAATAATGCGCAGTTGGAATCTCTCTGCAAAAGTTCCAGTAAAAGTGCATGGAAAAGCAGCATCATCCAAAGATGTTCGTAGATGGCATAGATCTATTTTAAGCAAGATTAGGCGTGCAATCCATAAAGGATACGTGATACTTGTGCAAGATGAGGCCATATTTACAGAGAATGGAATACATTATGCAAAATACTGGACAAATGTTGGAGAACGGTTGATTGTTCCATATAATGGAAAACATCAAAAATTTATTGTGTTTGGTGTTGTAGGTCCCGACGGAAGATCATTGTTTCGATCATATGAAAAGTTTACTAGTAAGACATTTGTTAAATTCCTCAAAACTGTACGAGCTGCATACGGACGTGTGATGATCATAGCGGATCAGGCAACCCAGCATACATCACGAAAGGTTCGAAATTATCTAGCAGAATGTAACGGCGATATAAAACTGGATTACTTTCCTACAGCTTCTCCGTATTTGAGTGCTATTGAGAGATGTTGGGGAATGTGCAAATTGGAAACTATTCATTCTGAATACTATGAATCAGTCTGGGATATGAGATCAGCTGTGATGAATTATCTTAGAACCATGGTATTCAAGATGGATATATTCACGTTTTTCAAAAGACGGGTTATTGTTTAA
- a CDS encoding Transposase has product MPAPTSYDECYAWYRSITQIITHEMSKRTKIFVQDESIVNSDGKMIKKYWCNEDERPIYRWKGDHRKFIAYGMISISGERFFRSYDKFDGPTFLRYVKDAVAKYGRIMIIADRASQHRTKDLERYVQENQDKIRIEYLPKASPQHNIMETIWFVAKQAMDHSEYYPQLEDKRSNFMKYLRTKKLPNNVTDYFKPKMEDFLTNL; this is encoded by the coding sequence ATGCCAGCGCCTACATCATACGATGAATGTTATGCATGGTATAGGAGCATAACGCAGATAATTACGCACGAAATGTCAAAGAGGACAAAAATTTTCGTCCAAGATGAGAGCATAGTCAACAGCGATGGAAAGATGATCAAAAAATACTGGTGCAACGAGGATGAGCGCCCCATCTATCGATGGAAGGGTGATCATCGAAAATTCATAGCATACGGAATGATCTCAATTTCCGGTGAGCGATTCTTTAGATCGTATGATAAATTTGATGGTCCAACATTTCTACGATATGTAAAAGATGCAGTTGCAAAATACGGTCGCATAATGATAATCGCTGACAGAGCCAGTCAACACAGAACAAAAGATCTTGAAAGGTATGTGCAGGAAAACCAAGACAAAATTCGAATCGAATATCTTCCAAAAGCATCGCCACAACACAACATCATGGAGACAATCTGGTTTGTTGCCAAGCAGGCTATGGATCATTCAGAGTACTATCCACAACTAGAGGATAAGAGAAGTAATTTCATGAAATATCTGAGAACAAAGAAACTACCTAATAACGTTACTGATTATTTTAAACCAAAGATGGAGGATTTTTTAACGAACTTATGA
- a CDS encoding Transposase codes for MRDTLQYKNPKKEFIVFGKCLKKILNDSHDAVNIHDKSDVIHKLERRLSSLLSKKYTEKNCIRFVKRLKREQDMLFTFLKTGTDSHNNTAERAIRPNVVI; via the coding sequence ATGAGAGATACTCTACAGTATAAAAATCCCAAAAAAGAGTTTATTGTTTTTGGAAAATGTTTGAAAAAGATCCTAAATGACTCACATGATGCTGTAAATATTCATGATAAATCAGATGTTATACACAAACTCGAGCGTCGTTTATCGTCTCTTTTATCCAAAAAATATACAGAAAAGAATTGTATCAGATTTGTCAAACGTCTAAAGCGTGAACAAGACATGCTTTTCACGTTCTTGAAGACTGGAACTGATTCACATAACAATACTGCCGAGAGAGCGATTAGACCAAACGTGGTAATATGA
- a CDS encoding DNA sulfur modification protein DndD: protein MLFEKLTIKNYGVYAEKTDFNFSTTPKKPIILIGGLNGAGKTTIFESIMIALYGKIYLGRKTTKKEYSAFIVNRIHRHDGKRAKHASIELSFRFHHNGSEDSYMIHRSWVVEGMSISESLQLQKNGKLLTDVNESLWQSFIEGLIPFGISKLFFFDGEKIVSMTKWNEQDNAELRSSIEILLGAELIHRLQSDLDLYMIRKSDKNNKNELIQNEYKKLQNEKESLLSDLDSLDAERQKKLQEIEESMSDVTSKELKIVGVGGGYANIRNELLTEKTILEEKTAYKIKEIQEELAGDAPLYLVSNILSQILQQMEKDANIVRQNISATTIQKNVEKIKKEIISEEFWPNGIIINKVVTKMIRRLDSLIKKPSDDVFFDISPKDMSWTHQKILKIKEGHKTLSKKLDEYTKADMKLGKIESDLSKIPRDDEIGPKISDINNIYQEIGILKSDISHINQQIASKKAYQKMLQTKLKGVIDIIYKNKTVDIGINLASGMQKVLNTYYFNLLERKMTELESHLLEIIKILLHKNFISKINIDRKTFKIEIYGNDMELISGNLLAMGERQIFGTAMLWAIAKTCGRALPFVIDTPLGRLDGEHLTNLTEKFYPFASHQLILLSTDREIGHKEYDQLSKYISHSYRITCDRAKSITTMHEGYFMGGKIAQT from the coding sequence ATGCTCTTTGAAAAATTAACAATAAAAAATTATGGAGTTTATGCTGAAAAAACTGATTTTAATTTTTCTACTACTCCAAAAAAACCTATTATTCTTATAGGAGGATTGAATGGGGCAGGCAAAACTACAATATTTGAATCAATAATGATTGCATTATACGGAAAAATTTATCTCGGGAGAAAAACAACAAAAAAAGAATATTCCGCCTTTATAGTAAATAGAATACACCGTCATGACGGGAAACGTGCAAAACATGCATCAATAGAGCTATCATTTAGATTTCATCATAATGGTTCTGAAGATTCCTATATGATTCATAGAAGTTGGGTTGTAGAAGGTATGTCGATATCAGAATCACTCCAATTGCAAAAAAATGGTAAATTGTTAACAGATGTAAATGAATCATTATGGCAATCATTTATAGAAGGACTTATACCGTTTGGTATATCAAAATTATTTTTCTTCGATGGGGAAAAAATTGTAAGCATGACAAAATGGAATGAACAAGATAATGCCGAACTACGGTCATCTATAGAGATATTACTTGGAGCAGAATTAATTCATAGATTACAATCAGATCTAGATCTTTACATGATCAGAAAATCGGATAAAAATAACAAAAATGAATTGATTCAAAATGAATATAAAAAATTACAAAATGAAAAAGAGAGTTTATTGTCAGATCTGGATTCATTAGATGCGGAACGACAGAAAAAGCTTCAAGAAATAGAAGAATCTATGTCGGATGTTACTTCTAAAGAATTAAAAATTGTTGGCGTGGGTGGCGGATATGCTAATATTCGAAATGAACTTCTTACAGAAAAAACAATATTAGAAGAAAAAACTGCATATAAAATAAAAGAAATTCAAGAAGAGTTAGCAGGTGATGCACCACTTTACTTGGTATCCAACATATTATCTCAAATACTCCAGCAGATGGAAAAAGATGCCAATATTGTCCGTCAAAATATATCGGCAACTACAATTCAAAAAAATGTGGAAAAAATTAAAAAGGAAATAATTTCTGAAGAATTTTGGCCTAATGGCATTATTATAAATAAAGTGGTTACAAAGATGATAAGAAGATTAGATTCTCTAATCAAAAAGCCTTCAGATGATGTATTCTTCGATATATCTCCAAAAGATATGTCATGGACACATCAAAAAATATTGAAAATTAAAGAAGGTCACAAAACATTGTCAAAAAAATTAGACGAGTACACCAAAGCAGATATGAAATTGGGAAAAATTGAATCAGATTTGTCAAAAATTCCTCGTGATGATGAAATCGGGCCAAAAATATCCGATATAAACAACATATATCAAGAAATTGGAATTTTAAAATCAGATATTTCACACATTAATCAACAAATTGCATCAAAGAAAGCATATCAAAAAATGTTGCAGACAAAATTAAAAGGAGTTATTGACATAATTTATAAAAATAAAACTGTAGATATTGGAATAAATCTTGCGTCAGGAATGCAAAAAGTTTTGAATACTTATTATTTTAATCTTTTAGAGCGCAAAATGACAGAATTAGAATCCCATTTACTTGAAATTATAAAAATATTATTACATAAAAACTTCATATCTAAAATAAACATAGATCGAAAAACATTCAAAATAGAAATTTATGGAAATGATATGGAATTAATTTCAGGAAATCTTTTAGCAATGGGTGAAAGGCAAATATTTGGTACTGCTATGTTATGGGCAATTGCTAAAACTTGTGGAAGAGCATTGCCATTTGTAATTGATACACCATTGGGAAGATTAGATGGAGAACATTTGACAAATCTCACAGAAAAATTTTATCCTTTTGCATCACATCAATTAATTTTGTTATCTACAGATAGAGAAATAGGGCATAAGGAATATGATCAATTGTCTAAATATATCTCTCATTCTTATCGTATAACTTGTGATCGTGCAAAATCCATTACTACAATGCATGAAGGATATTTTATGGGGGGGAAAATTGCGCAGACTTGA
- a CDS encoding translation elongation factor Tu encodes MNSINFVMLGDPAIAASFGKKGTSTDLTLYDKKESGTIRTWVTPNGFPEKIQPLMQAINLAEYVIVHVSTLDKFVGEQVLALDMLGKKDGILSHAYKVDEKRLESMIKGTVLEQYQRTNTDGLRMMISKFKPIERSSPVRVVIDHCFDVKGAGTVILGKVESGLIKQYDTLKLLPKGVDVLIKSIQMHDDPVEDAHSPARVGLSIKGASVDEISRGDLLCSGDPPQIATRVELDFVKNKFYKGEFTTGQMCLVSIGLQIRPAKFSSIDPVSLIFDRPIVYDKDDTCVILKPESETVRILGSGSIRILKSL; translated from the coding sequence ATGAATTCCATAAATTTTGTAATGTTGGGTGATCCTGCAATCGCTGCCTCGTTTGGTAAAAAAGGAACATCCACTGACTTGACACTATACGATAAAAAAGAATCTGGAACAATACGAACATGGGTTACACCAAATGGATTCCCAGAAAAGATACAACCACTGATGCAGGCAATTAATTTGGCAGAATATGTCATAGTGCACGTTTCTACTCTTGACAAATTTGTTGGAGAGCAGGTTTTGGCATTAGATATGCTAGGGAAAAAAGATGGAATACTCTCTCATGCATATAAAGTCGATGAAAAACGCCTTGAATCCATGATAAAAGGAACAGTACTTGAACAATATCAAAGAACAAACACAGATGGCTTACGTATGATGATATCAAAATTCAAACCGATTGAGCGCTCTAGTCCAGTACGCGTTGTCATAGACCACTGCTTTGATGTTAAAGGCGCTGGAACTGTAATACTAGGCAAAGTAGAATCTGGTTTGATAAAACAATATGACACGTTGAAACTTTTGCCAAAGGGTGTAGATGTTTTAATAAAATCAATACAGATGCATGATGATCCAGTGGAAGATGCACATTCACCTGCACGCGTCGGTTTGTCGATCAAGGGTGCTAGTGTAGATGAAATCTCACGTGGAGATTTATTGTGCTCTGGTGATCCTCCTCAGATTGCCACTAGAGTAGAATTGGATTTTGTAAAAAATAAATTCTATAAAGGAGAATTTACAACAGGACAGATGTGTCTTGTCAGCATAGGGTTGCAGATAAGGCCTGCAAAATTTTCCTCTATCGATCCTGTAAGTCTAATATTTGATAGACCCATAGTCTACGATAAAGATGATACATGTGTCATACTAAAACCCGAGTCTGAAACCGTGAGGATTTTGGGAAGTGGAAGCATACGGATTTTGAAAAGTTTATGA
- a CDS encoding methylmalonyl CoA mutase B12 binding domain-containing protein translates to MNTRQKIQHRPLKILVAKMGLDGHDRGALVLCRAFRDAGMEVVYSGLFATPQRVSQIAQDEDVDAIALSLLNGAHGTLFPRVVKELAKKRIKDILVIGGGVIPDVDKNALKKSGVSEVFGPGTSLPNIIKYINDGVSKIRKK, encoded by the coding sequence ATGAATACAAGGCAAAAGATACAGCATAGACCTCTGAAAATACTAGTTGCAAAGATGGGTCTAGATGGACATGACCGTGGAGCACTGGTTTTATGTAGAGCATTTCGTGATGCAGGGATGGAAGTTGTTTATTCTGGACTGTTTGCAACACCACAACGCGTCTCTCAAATTGCACAAGATGAAGATGTTGATGCTATTGCACTCAGCCTGTTAAACGGTGCACATGGTACACTGTTTCCACGTGTCGTAAAAGAGCTAGCTAAAAAGAGAATAAAGGATATACTAGTAATTGGTGGCGGGGTTATACCAGATGTAGACAAGAATGCACTAAAAAAATCTGGTGTGAGTGAAGTATTTGGACCTGGAACATCTCTTCCAAACATCATTAAATACATAAATGATGGCGTCTCAAAGATACGTAAAAAATAA
- a CDS encoding Transposase, with product MCDSDKRMILKLEKKNTELKAEIEKFKAESEQSKAELHDYKKGRLSNDTVFDQIIDDDQNLYATTGLERNEFEWILVRFENAVKNSPNAPRFSEYANESGNTCILSVRRVLFIALSRKRNNEKQEIFAAYAHIDQSTVSRYLALADVLLMKILPTAENIAATIRKERTIEAFKEFVPGKSAGELYLDATFVQVQRPQVDQKKAYSGKRKRHVYNIQITSNKDGLVLDVGHPEEGSAHDMEVLRRNPPNFGKWTKNMRDPNTKQEHRIILYTDKGYLGVEKDYPGIISKQPYKKPKGYEMTETDQKYNQRISRKRIRVEHAINRLKWFRRMSV from the coding sequence ATGTGTGATTCAGACAAGCGTATGATTCTCAAACTAGAAAAGAAAAATACCGAATTGAAAGCAGAAATTGAGAAATTTAAAGCAGAAAGTGAGCAATCTAAAGCAGAATTGCATGATTACAAGAAAGGCAGATTGTCCAATGACACTGTGTTTGATCAGATAATTGATGATGACCAAAACCTTTACGCCACTACGGGATTAGAACGTAACGAGTTTGAATGGATCCTTGTACGATTTGAAAATGCTGTTAAAAATTCACCAAATGCACCACGTTTCTCCGAATATGCCAACGAGTCAGGAAACACATGCATTCTCTCTGTAAGACGAGTCTTGTTTATTGCATTGTCTCGCAAACGCAACAACGAAAAGCAAGAAATATTTGCAGCATATGCCCACATTGATCAGAGTACAGTCAGCAGATATCTAGCATTAGCAGATGTGCTGTTGATGAAGATCCTTCCAACTGCCGAAAACATTGCAGCTACAATACGGAAAGAACGCACCATCGAAGCGTTTAAAGAATTTGTTCCAGGCAAGAGTGCAGGTGAGCTATATCTTGATGCCACGTTTGTACAGGTTCAAAGACCACAGGTAGATCAAAAAAAGGCATACTCTGGAAAACGCAAGCGACATGTGTACAATATCCAGATAACCTCAAACAAAGATGGACTAGTACTTGATGTAGGCCATCCTGAAGAAGGTTCTGCACACGACATGGAAGTACTACGACGCAATCCACCAAATTTTGGCAAATGGACAAAGAACATGAGAGATCCTAATACAAAACAAGAACATCGTATCATACTGTATACAGATAAAGGATATCTTGGTGTAGAGAAAGATTATCCTGGAATAATTTCAAAGCAACCATACAAAAAACCCAAAGGTTACGAGATGACAGAGACAGATCAGAAATACAATCAAAGAATTAGTCGTAAACGTATTAGAGTAGAGCATGCGATAAACCGACTAAAATGGTTCCGCAGGATGAGTGTATGA
- a CDS encoding Transposase, whose protein sequence is MHKIYCKCCKKTITPKIHTALPNERFGIRLAALLIVLKTLGLSYQKISQLLEMIYGIHMNESTINHAVKKTATAFGPLYEQMIRDLKTELNIHGDETSWAHQREESLVVGICWKMDDHI, encoded by the coding sequence ATGCATAAGATCTATTGTAAATGTTGCAAAAAAACAATCACACCAAAAATCCATACTGCATTACCAAATGAAAGATTTGGAATCAGACTAGCAGCACTTTTAATTGTACTCAAAACACTTGGATTATCATATCAAAAAATATCCCAACTATTAGAAATGATATACGGCATACACATGAATGAATCTACCATAAATCACGCAGTAAAAAAAACTGCTACAGCATTTGGTCCATTATATGAACAGATGATAAGAGATCTAAAAACCGAGTTGAATATACATGGGGATGAGACTAGCTGGGCGCATCAACGGGAAGAATCATTGGTTGTGGGCATTTGTTGGAAAATGGACGACCATATATGA